AGCTCACTTTCGTTTTGTGAACCCTCAGGTGCCATTGTATCTGGCACATCCATATCTTTCCAAGGATTCAGCAGTTTCCCGTGGCTGCATTATCTTATTGACTATCAAAGTTCATTTGATTGAACCAAAGGTGTTGGTGCAAACTCTTGGCAGTTACACACGATACTATAAGCACCATTGTGGGCATCAGTTCTTGCCTACCCCTGTAAATCAAAGATGCATTGTGCAAGACAATTAAGcctcaaaaaaaattttaaagtcaCAAACTGATTTACAAGATTACTTTTTCAAGGAGAGGCAGATCAAGAAAAGGGAAGGGCAGAGAGATTATAATAACCAAAACAGAACACTTAAAATCAAAAGTACAAACTCATCATGAATATTTGGGCAAACAAAATACTCCAAACtaccaaaataacaaaaacatGTCTTTTGTTCTCATAACATTCTGAAGGTTTTGCCAAAAAGCTGCTTAATATAATTCCAGACCGCCTAACCAGTAGCTTACTTGAAACAGACATTAATAAACTACGCATCCTCTTCAATGACAGTAGTGCCCAAGCCCTTGAGTCCTTCAGCTGGTATCTCAGCAACAGTCACAAGAGAGTATAGTTCTTCCTTagcatcttcatcatcattccTCTTGCGAGCAATGCGAACCCTGATTCTTCTTGGGACACTTCTGATACCTCTGCTCCAGATCTGCTTGTTGAGCTTCACATCAACCCTGACGTCATTTGTTCCCATAGCCTTCTGGGCAAACTTCCTGATCTCCTTGATGGCATTGGGTGCCTTCTTCTTGAATGTGCTGTCATTCAAGAAAGTACAAGAACAGATCATTAATCATCTCCCACTATGCAACACAGTAATTTCATAACAAACAAGTCAACACCTCAAGAATTCGAACTACAACAGAACTGATATACAGTAATTCCAAAACAAACATGCGAAGATCTCAAGAATTTGAACAATAATGTCTGCAAGTGAAAGGACAGCAATAACATTGAGACGAGTGTCCATGGGACTAATATACGTAgttggacaaaagcaacaatgAAGGCAAAAACAAATAACTTTCGGTATCCGTGGACTGACATATTCAATAACATTAAGGTCCAAGGCAATGAGACCCTATATTTCCACAAAATAAAGACCCAACCCTCTCTCCTCCCATCATCAACCGACTCCTCTGCACTACTTCCTAATGAAACTACTGCATATCATGCGCAAATGCACGAGGAGCAGCACCATCTAGACCACTATCTAAACCACGACACTAAACTAACAGCTCCAATTCGAACATCCCATTTCACAAGTCCACCAATTCTCCATTCAACATCCCATATTTTTTTCTTGCCTCTTTCTCACTAGACACAGAACTATCCTATTGTTTCAATAGCTCAATAGCACACAGAAACacataacaacaacaacaacaacaacacaatAAGTGATCCAACACTGAATCTCAACACACAAAAAAGACTCCATCTTTCGAAAACCCAAAACCATATGAATCTACAATCCCCAATCAAAATCCACAAAAGCAGCAGAATCCAAAATAAATACAATATAACACTACCAAAACCACTGGAAAGAGAGGGGTAGAAAGGTAATTGTACCAGCCGTGGAGGCGCTTGTGGAGGTTAATGGTGAACTCTCTGGTCACCACCTCCTCCTTTCGTCCCTTTGTTTTCTCAACCATTTTCACACTCTTACCTGCACACCAAACAACTCATCCCAATTAGATAAAGCTTACATCTTTCATTAGACTATCGAGAGCGTTGGGATTTAGGGtttcagagagagaggagagagaaggacCTGGAAGCGATgcgcagagagagagagagaggcggaAGAGAGAGGCGAGCTactaaagaagaagagatggtAAACCCTAGTTGCTCACCTTTTATAAGGGCCCATACGGCGCGGGCTCACTTTGGTGGGCCTAGTGGAACTACCTCTCCGTTAATTTTTTACAATAAGGACCGAGGCACAGAGGGGCAATTTTGTCTTGTCATTACTGTCCGACAGTCTTCGACGCTTTTCCGACTATTTCCGGAAGTCATCCGATGGGACTTGAGCGTCTCATGTCATTTCACCAGATAATACGCTCAAAACGCGCCGGAAAAAGTCGAATTCGCGCCGAAAACGACCGAAAACGTTCGAGGATGTTGCTGTAAAGACAGTTACACCCGTATGTATATAAATCGGTTTTATAAGACCCCGTTTATTAAACCCATCGATCGGCTGTTTCCTCATACGACGTGTCATGCCCTTCTCCTCTTGTGGAACGACGCCGTTCTGTATGTATTTTTGTCTTACCAAAATCTCACAATTTCTCTCACATAATTAATTACACACAAGTCCCCAGATCTCGTTCGACCTAAAAATTTCTTATTGTTAGGGTTCTTAGCTTTTATGGAGTTTTTCACTTAGGTCATCTGTACCACGTAGTGCTATTTTTGGTACACTAGCACTTGGGTTGGAGACAAATTGTGTTACAATGTGGGAATTGTGACACGATAGAACATAGATCAAAGATGATCTTATTCTGTGGTTCGCGAGTGTGTTACTTGTTCAAGTCggtttccttaaaaaaaaaaacatttccaTAGATGCTAATAATTTGACCATGACAGTATAAATTTCCTTCCACTCTTTTCTCGAAAAAGAATTGTGACTGGTTATTGTTGGATAAAAAGTTCCAAACATAGTTGCAACTTGCAAACCAAAACTTAGGGCCATCCAAGGGTGTATCAGAATTTATGttcccaattatattactgaTGAAACAATACTACATCAGTACATCATATGGAgctacaaagaaaataaaagctaATGTTACAAGCCTCCAATGGGGGCCGTATCAATGTGTGGTCTTTAAATCTTACCCTCCGGTATCCATTCTGGTTCTGCAGAATTCATGCTGCTATGGACCTCCTCTACAGTTTAAAGATGAGAAGGATTTCCTTCCTAATCGTAACAGGAACCTTCGCACTTGCATGGTATCTAGAGCTCTGCTATGTAAAACTCAACTAGGATCTCAGTGCACACTTCGTGAACGCCTCCACAAGCTTAGACCTAAAATTGCAAGACCGGCAATCCCGGCTAAAATCTGCCAGAACCAGCAAAACTGATTTGTTATACAGCGGTTCAGAAGAATCTGAGAAAACTAAGCCAAGAGCAAAATGTGACTAGAGTAACTCACCTTAGCATCTCTACCAAAACTGGTCGTCGATCGAAAGAATGAATCTAGTAACTTGAAGGGGGAAGTACGGGGCATTAAGATTACTACAGTGTACTGTTCTTTGCAAGGATAAGGTATTATGTTTCGTAATGCCAACTGTGCTGTTTCTGGGGTCAGAGATTGTCTAACTTTTAACCGACCTTCCTCTTGAGTCTGCAACAAAGATGTAATTAAAGTTAATATAATCATTGTAATTATGTCTACCTTAAAACCTCAACCAAATCCAGCTTAAAATCATTTCCCCAACCAAATCTATcttaaaattcactcaaaacGTCTAAGTGGAACCCCAACTGGACTTAATGGAATAGGACACAGTAGACAAGGTTATAGCGACCAACCTCAAAACAAGTCCCAACATCGCCAGAGTAGATCCTTGACTGGTAGCTGTGCAAAATCCTCTCCAGCCAGTAGTAATTCTCCTGAGAGGatataatcatatatactACATTCATATCCCTTTCAGAAAACTCTATATAGTAAGTAGGTGATTCTCATTAACAACCTAGTTGATGTATCACAAATTAGAGTTGAATATTCTCTTAATAACAAATGGACCCTAATGTAACTAGAAATCACCTGGATCCCATTTTCATGGGTTCTTTGCTCAATTTCAAGGATGGTTGATACATCCTCAGCCGAAGGCCCCTCCTCTTGAAGACGTAATATTTCATCCAAAGTAAGATCAACCTGTTAAATGGCATTGAACAGCATATTGACTGACCATTTAACTAATTAAAAATGAGAACATGTACAGAATGAAATCACGAACCAGCTTCGAGGAGATTTCTGGATCACAAGAAAAATTTATGCTTATATCTCCACGAACATTAGCAGTTCTGGAGGGCTTATTACCGCCAAGAAATACTGAAACACCCACAGTGTAGATCTGAAGCatagaagaagagttgaaccaAAGATCAAGATGAATAATAGACCTAAAGCTATCAGGAGTTCCAGGACATGTTCAAAACCTGTCCATGCTTGAACCGAAGAACTTGCATTATTTTCGTTTCAAGAAGTTTACTCAGGAAACCAACAACGTGAATATCTTCCACCTGCCATTTTATGGGTTTTGCCCAGCAAGATATCATTAGTAAAATTGAACTCCTCAAAGACCATATCATGGCACATTACATGTTTTCTAATGTTATAGGAATAGACAGCTTCGTACCATGGTTCCATTATTCAGCTCCACAGGAAAGCAAAGCTGGACAGAACATTGTTCTTCCACCATAGGGCTGCGTACCACTTCTCTACAAGCACATCCAGTTAGTAGAGGTTTGTATACAAATGGTAGTGATTATTCAGATATACAAAAACATTTTTAAGTAATATTTGTGAAGAAATTTAGGGAATCCTTACACTTCAGACAAGTATCAAATCAATGATAATTCAAACAGAGTTGGGATGCTTCTAAATTAAACCACTATTAAATAATGGAGTGCACCTTATTATGGTTCTAGGAAAAGTGAATGGCAGTCCTGTCAGGTCATCACGGTTATATTGCATGAGAGGTTCGGGAGGCTTTGGTATTCCCCCCTGCACAGAAAATCACCTGTTAACACATATAGTCCAGGAGTAGGTAGAATAAAAACGGAACGGAACTTACCAAATACTGCAATATTAAAGGAAGTGCTATAGAAGCATCTATATTCCCAACAATGACCATAGAAAAAGTTGATGGGTCCTTGAAacatttgttgaaatattCACAAGCTTTCATTGGATCAACTTTCTTAAGATCTCTTAGTCTGGTAGGCTGGAAAAATTTATAAGTTAGCCCAAAGTTAAAACTACAGCACATGACATGTAAGAAAATCTATAATCAATATTCTGTGGAATCATACCCTAAAGAAATAGGAGTTTCCATAGTTTAGCTCCTTCACACGATTTGCAAATGCAGTATAAGGATCCCTGTCTTGATTACGGACCATTTCTTCTGCCATTTGCATCACGATTTTCACATCTTCTTCACCTGGTGTTACATTTGTGGTAAATAGTTGATACACAAGCTGccagaaaaaaatattaataagCATTTGTAATTTCAGTTAACCTCGGagggtaatgaaaatgaaGAGCACACAGGCACAGGCTCCAGCAGTGAAGACAGCCCTATGTATGAATtttcttattattattttttcatacGATTTTACCGCAATAATGTGATCATGCAGGCTACACAGTCTACACCTTATGTGCATACCACGAGAAAAGCGAAAATCATGCAGTACCTGCAAGGCAGTTTCTAAATCTGAGGGTGAGCAATCACCAGCAAAGGTTCTTGTGTATGCTCCAAGCTTTGTGCTGACTTCAGCCCTCTTACCCGCAAGCATATCCATCAAAACTGAAGGTCTATAACCATATACACCGATTTCTCCAGCAATAGTTGGCCCCATCGAGCAAGAAAAGTACTCACTTTCAGCAAGTTCGGATAAACCCCCATATGAGAACCCTGTAAAGATGACCTACCAAAACAAATTACTGATTAGACTGTAAGCCTATGCATAAAATTACTGAACACATTACACAACTTTCCGATCTTTAGTGCTCCCATTGAATAGAATGTCATTACTATGGAAATTTCTCTGCAAATGATTGGAATGGTTTTAACCCACCTCTTACCAATCTCATTATTGAAATTCCATACAGACATGCATTCAAGTTGCTAATCAATTGAAGTTGGCATAAAGTGCAACATCACTAGAACTTTCAAAAAGAATTCGCAAACCATAACTAAGCATTGAAGAATGGTTTCATTAGTTTGTGCTCCTAGCTATAAAACCC
This genomic interval from Argentina anserina chromosome 1, drPotAnse1.1, whole genome shotgun sequence contains the following:
- the LOC126805128 gene encoding 60S ribosomal protein L31 gives rise to the protein MVEKTKGRKEEVVTREFTINLHKRLHGCTFKKKAPNAIKEIRKFAQKAMGTNDVRVDVKLNKQIWSRGIRSVPRRIRVRIARKRNDDEDAKEELYSLVTVAEIPAEGLKGLGTTVIEEDA
- the LOC126805126 gene encoding zinc protease PQQL-like isoform X2, whose product is MQDAHWLLMMAGSKYAERLPIGLEKVIRTVSPETVKQFYQKWYHLSNMAVIAVGDFPNTESVVELIKNQFGLKSSAPERPLIPTYQVPSHEEPRYSCFNESEATGSAVIISYKTPAGELNTVRDYRDLLAESMFLYALNQRFFKIARRKDPPFFSCSTSADVLVNPLKAYMITSSCKQKGTIQALESMLIEVARVRLHGFSEREVSIVRALLMSEIESAYLERDQMQSTSLRDEYLQHFLRNEPVIGMEYEAQLQKTLLPYITAAEISKFADKLQTSCSCVIKTIEPRASAIVDDLKNVVSKVSALEEERNISPWDEEHIPEEIVSRKPNPGNIVQQCEYSNIGATELILSNGMRVCYKSTDFLDDQVIFTGFSYGGLSELAESEYFSCSMGPTIAGEIGVYGYRPSVLMDMLAGKRAEVSTKLGAYTRTFAGDCSPSDLETALQLVYQLFTTNVTPGEEDVKIVMQMAEEMVRNQDRDPYTAFANRVKELNYGNSYFFRPTRLRDLKKVDPMKACEYFNKCFKDPSTFSMVIVGNIDASIALPLILQYLGGIPKPPEPLMQYNRDDLTGLPFTFPRTIIREVVRSPMVEEQCSVQLCFPVELNNGTMVEDIHVVGFLSKLLETKIMQVLRFKHGQIYTVGVSVFLGGNKPSRTANVRGDISINFSCDPEISSKLVDLTLDEILRLQEEGPSAEDVSTILEIEQRTHENGIQENYYWLERILHSYQSRIYSGDVGTCFETQEEGRLKVRQSLTPETAQLALRNIIPYPCKEQYTVVILMPRTSPFKLLDSFFRSTTSFGRDAKILAGIAGLAILGLSLWRRSRSVH